One Gloeothece citriformis PCC 7424 DNA window includes the following coding sequences:
- the dnaX gene encoding DNA polymerase III subunit gamma/tau — MNYQPFHHKYRPQTLNDLIGQNAIATTLTNAITLSKIAPAYLFTGSRGTGKTSTGRILAKSLNCVKDNKPTVTPCGECNSCKSIANGSSLDVIELDAASNNSAEGIRDIVSSTQFAPIGRRYKIWIIDEAHALSSAATQVLLKTLEEPPINVIFILCTTDPSKLGDTIISRCQRFNFKRFNNDVIVNQLEAIAQSEDINISYEALLLIAKHSQGGMRDATCLLEQVSLLSDNVTPVEVHQLLGTISEDNLFELLNAIALSKTEPIIRIIKQLYADGKDPLVILQQLLEFYTNALITLENPKSPLNTLTSTTTQRIKELALNSNTVLNHQQHLRSCETQIKFSRLPRVMLEVAILGLLVQPTEVKIPLSSNGTKSSPKTTVNSELIWTQVINLQTPTIKALLNQQTKLIDYDGETATISTPNEIFRQKVEANRFPIKMGFQKVTGKMIDIAIN, encoded by the coding sequence ATGAACTATCAACCCTTCCATCACAAATATCGACCCCAAACCCTTAATGATTTAATCGGACAGAATGCGATCGCAACCACACTAACCAATGCGATTACTTTGAGCAAAATAGCACCGGCGTATTTATTTACGGGTTCGAGAGGAACAGGAAAGACATCGACGGGTAGGATATTGGCAAAATCTCTAAACTGTGTGAAGGATAATAAGCCTACAGTAACCCCCTGCGGTGAATGTAATTCCTGTAAATCTATTGCTAATGGTTCATCCCTAGATGTCATTGAACTGGACGCTGCCTCCAACAATAGTGCAGAAGGTATTAGAGATATTGTATCCTCAACACAATTTGCCCCCATTGGACGACGATACAAGATCTGGATCATCGATGAAGCTCATGCCCTCAGTAGTGCGGCAACTCAGGTATTACTCAAAACCTTAGAAGAACCACCGATTAACGTCATCTTTATATTGTGTACCACTGACCCCAGTAAGTTGGGAGATACCATTATCTCCAGGTGTCAGAGGTTCAATTTCAAACGATTCAATAATGATGTGATTGTAAATCAATTAGAAGCGATCGCACAATCCGAGGACATTAACATTTCTTATGAAGCATTACTGTTGATAGCCAAACACTCTCAGGGAGGTATGAGAGATGCTACCTGTCTCCTAGAACAAGTCAGCTTATTGTCAGATAACGTTACTCCAGTAGAAGTGCATCAATTATTGGGGACTATATCTGAAGACAATTTATTCGAGTTACTCAATGCGATCGCACTGAGTAAAACCGAACCGATAATCAGGATTATTAAACAGTTGTATGCTGATGGTAAAGACCCTCTAGTAATCCTACAACAACTATTGGAGTTTTACACAAATGCCCTGATAACCCTAGAGAATCCCAAGTCACCTCTAAATACATTAACATCAACCACAACGCAAAGAATTAAGGAATTGGCACTTAACTCTAATACTGTATTAAACCACCAACAGCATTTAAGAAGCTGTGAGACACAGATTAAATTCTCACGCTTACCCAGAGTAATGCTCGAAGTAGCAATACTGGGATTATTGGTACAACCCACTGAGGTTAAAATACCTTTGAGTAGCAATGGAACGAAATCATCCCCTAAGACAACTGTCAATTCTGAATTAATATGGACTCAGGTAATTAATTTACAAACACCGACAATAAAGGCACTATTAAATCAGCAAACTAAGCTGATAGATTACGATGGAGAGACAGCGACTATCTCTACCCCCAATGAAATTTTCAGACAGAAAGTAGAAGCCAACAGATTTCCGATTAAGATGGGTTTTCAAAAGGTTACGGGAAAAATGATCGATATCGCTATTAACTGA
- a CDS encoding 3'-5' exonuclease: protein MLFKPNEKRNSILKTFESIIIDESQLDLKSEWLRMIPDYNPPYSITPYGEARSLTVDIETLGLNSISDRILAIGVMESDGKSHLFIDSDERIILVNFLSFLQNYQPEMLFGYNQITFDLPFIKQRAELYGLNTPYRIENYTRRIATAQVFGKPIEFKPINYRGVGVIDLYHQTLSWDFVNRKLNRYDLETVALEMKLRDSPRLELSYHQIVDNWKNGNIEAIAQYLTYDLEDTLNIANYLIPAIYYQQLFLPLSVQELSILGNGKKWEFILEKLYPTVPLPEPDCKLNFDGGMTWAEAGLYNNVAKIDVSSLYPSLMLRYGITSRKDTDYKMLGVLRYLTRERLRLKDLAKTGDEMANQQQGALKILINSAFGFLGTAGCAYNDFEGAALITAYGRGILKLMMEVAKTERATIATCDTDGLILEHSNPQHIYECISKALPTGINIELEWVADGCYVPGKDGEGLRKNYLVFKNGQCIIKKGQYRKRDRTILEREFPIDYLLNYLQSPEDAERFYKSLKSQLLKGEYEIDKLLIRRKIRKNEKALLHLGNTDEEVTYWEQDDGTKGNTRPYNRYYYTNLVEEMKQKILKDIQPFQSTSVQLSLF from the coding sequence ATGCTATTTAAACCTAACGAAAAACGGAACTCAATACTTAAAACTTTTGAGAGCATCATCATTGATGAAAGTCAATTAGACTTAAAATCAGAGTGGCTCAGAATGATACCCGATTATAATCCGCCCTATTCAATTACACCCTATGGAGAAGCCCGTAGCTTAACAGTAGATATTGAAACTTTAGGACTAAATTCAATAAGCGATCGCATCCTAGCTATAGGAGTAATGGAAAGCGATGGAAAATCCCATTTATTTATAGATTCGGATGAAAGAATAATCCTGGTAAATTTCCTAAGTTTCCTCCAAAATTATCAACCCGAAATGCTCTTCGGCTACAATCAGATCACCTTTGATTTGCCCTTTATCAAACAACGTGCAGAACTTTATGGACTCAATACACCTTATAGAATAGAAAATTATACCCGTAGAATAGCAACTGCTCAAGTATTCGGTAAACCTATTGAATTCAAGCCGATTAATTATCGGGGGGTTGGCGTTATAGATTTATACCATCAGACATTATCCTGGGATTTCGTAAATAGAAAATTAAACAGATATGATTTAGAAACAGTGGCTTTGGAAATGAAATTAAGGGATTCCCCACGTCTTGAGTTATCCTATCATCAGATTGTGGATAACTGGAAGAATGGGAATATAGAGGCGATCGCCCAATATCTTACATACGATTTAGAAGATACATTAAATATAGCCAATTACCTCATCCCCGCCATCTACTATCAGCAGTTGTTCTTACCCTTGAGTGTGCAGGAATTATCAATATTAGGTAATGGAAAGAAATGGGAATTCATCTTAGAAAAATTGTATCCAACAGTCCCATTACCGGAACCTGACTGTAAACTAAACTTTGATGGTGGGATGACTTGGGCGGAAGCTGGATTATATAATAATGTAGCGAAGATAGACGTATCGTCGCTGTATCCATCATTGATGTTGAGATATGGCATCACATCTCGCAAGGATACGGATTATAAGATGCTCGGTGTATTGCGATATCTGACAAGAGAACGCTTAAGGTTAAAGGACTTAGCCAAGACTGGCGATGAAATGGCCAATCAACAGCAGGGAGCATTAAAAATCCTCATCAACTCGGCGTTTGGATTTTTGGGTACTGCCGGATGTGCATACAATGACTTTGAAGGTGCTGCATTAATTACAGCCTATGGGCGTGGTATCTTAAAATTGATGATGGAGGTAGCTAAGACAGAAAGGGCAACGATCGCAACTTGTGATACTGATGGTCTTATCTTAGAGCATTCTAACCCCCAACATATATACGAGTGCATATCTAAAGCCTTGCCCACTGGGATAAATATTGAATTAGAATGGGTAGCTGATGGCTGCTACGTACCCGGTAAAGACGGGGAAGGACTGAGAAAAAATTATTTAGTCTTTAAAAATGGTCAATGTATCATCAAAAAGGGTCAGTATCGAAAGCGCGATCGCACCATTTTAGAGCGAGAGTTCCCCATTGATTACCTATTAAATTATTTACAGTCTCCTGAAGATGCAGAGAGATTTTATAAATCCCTAAAATCACAATTATTAAAGGGAGAGTATGAAATTGATAAATTACTTATCCGACGAAAGATAAGAAAGAACGAAAAAGCTTTATTACATTTAGGGAATACTGATGAAGAGGTAACGTATTGGGAGCAAGATGACGGGACTAAGGGTAATACTCGTCCCTATAATCGATATTATTACACTAATTTAGTGGAGGAAATGAAGCAGAAGATCTTGAAAGATATTCAGCCCTTTCAATCTACAAGCGTACAACTAAGTTTATTTTAA
- a CDS encoding SAM-dependent methyltransferase: MKHFPFDYFPTPTWVSSFLVKQVNIKPSDVIIESSAGTGELINSIKQAGGKNILSFEIVPQFQVTLAQQGILVVSDNFLTYPNLSSSANVIIQNPPFSLQLSFIYKAYQCLKKDGQLVSLMSNTPWRFNRPSYQRFKGWCERVNAKVVELPYGLFLNSTRPTSVNCYCLKIIK; this comes from the coding sequence ATGAAACATTTTCCTTTTGATTACTTTCCCACTCCCACTTGGGTTAGTAGTTTCTTAGTCAAACAAGTTAATATTAAGCCATCCGATGTAATTATCGAATCCTCAGCCGGAACGGGGGAATTAATCAACAGTATAAAACAGGCAGGAGGAAAAAATATACTTAGCTTTGAGATAGTTCCACAATTCCAAGTTACCTTAGCACAACAAGGGATTTTAGTGGTTAGTGATAACTTCTTAACCTATCCTAATCTTAGCAGTAGTGCTAATGTAATTATTCAGAATCCTCCATTCTCCTTACAATTATCATTCATCTATAAAGCTTACCAATGTCTAAAGAAGGATGGCCAATTGGTAAGTCTGATGAGTAATACACCTTGGCGGTTTAATAGACCATCTTACCAAAGGTTTAAGGGATGGTGTGAGCGAGTAAATGCCAAAGTAGTTGAGCTTCCTTATGGCTTATTTCTCAACAGCACCCGACCCACATCAGTTAACTGTTATTGTCTCAAAATTATTAAATAA
- the holA gene encoding DNA polymerase III subunit delta: MKIYIFHGNDDYLISLQIEEIKSKVLSPAWVNFNFTTYPPGVNSIEQGCNDLTTQPWGEGDRLILLKDSSWLGAMDNALLNTIKSAISTAPFSSHLILTTPKLDKRLKSVKYLISIATVIKEFALMMPWDDKGIANQIRQAAASLDITLTPTALNTLAESIGNNTRLLYQELEKLKIYCPVSPIQATDIKNLVEYSTSNSLSLAKFLLQKDIVNVHQTLNELIHSGENYLKILSTLTTCFRQWLTVKALIDEGVNDNQLIASAANIGNPARIYYLRKEVANISLPKFIEIMGILLETEIHLKQSNTSAFTPQMLKICS; this comes from the coding sequence ATGAAAATTTACATATTTCACGGTAATGATGACTATTTAATCTCTCTTCAGATTGAGGAGATTAAATCAAAAGTATTATCACCCGCTTGGGTTAACTTTAACTTTACGACCTATCCCCCTGGAGTTAATTCAATTGAGCAAGGTTGTAATGATCTGACTACACAGCCTTGGGGAGAAGGGGATCGCTTGATTCTTTTAAAAGATTCTAGCTGGCTAGGAGCTATGGATAATGCCTTGTTAAACACCATCAAATCTGCAATCAGCACTGCCCCTTTTTCATCGCATCTAATATTAACTACTCCCAAGTTGGATAAGCGGCTTAAATCGGTTAAATACTTAATATCGATCGCTACTGTTATTAAGGAATTCGCTCTCATGATGCCTTGGGATGATAAGGGGATCGCCAATCAAATAAGGCAAGCCGCAGCCTCATTAGATATTACATTAACTCCCACTGCTCTTAATACGTTAGCCGAATCAATTGGGAACAATACTAGACTATTATATCAAGAGTTGGAGAAGCTTAAGATATATTGCCCCGTCTCCCCAATTCAAGCTACTGATATTAAGAATTTAGTAGAATATTCTACATCCAATAGTTTATCATTAGCTAAGTTTTTGTTACAAAAAGATATCGTTAATGTACATCAAACTCTTAATGAACTTATTCATAGTGGAGAAAATTATCTAAAAATCCTTAGTACCCTAACGACTTGTTTCCGTCAGTGGTTGACAGTAAAAGCGTTAATAGATGAAGGAGTTAATGATAATCAACTGATAGCGTCGGCTGCTAATATAGGTAATCCTGCTAGAATCTATTATCTCCGTAAAGAAGTAGCTAATATTAGTTTACCTAAGTTCATTGAAATCATGGGAATATTATTAGAAACTGAAATCCACCTTAAGCAATCTAATACATCGGCATTTACTCCACAGATGTTAAAAATTTGCTCTTGA
- a CDS encoding AAA family ATPase: protein MTIKNLILPITSLDLLNQIKGQKVAHTLFRHLFLSPYIPLAPAYLFTGIEGIGKITFAKLLAQCILNTDNITNYPNILWIEPTYLQQGELISLSIAKRENLEFKIAPIIRIEQVKQIIQFISNSPISNERLLVIIEKADCLNPIAANALLKSLEEPGKATFILTSSNPEKLLATVISRCQIVPFFPLNDSNIREILNKCGYADISNEVIELAQGSPGKAIIYHQLIDSIPDELLNCPKIGKVSNALQLAKEMTKYSLEQQLLLADYWQYKQSDNREVVQLMETLKSQLFKANHHLVWEVNLIRLTQ from the coding sequence ATGACTATTAAAAACTTAATACTACCCATTACATCTCTCGATTTATTAAATCAAATCAAAGGACAGAAAGTTGCCCATACTTTATTTAGGCATCTATTCCTCTCCCCCTATATACCCCTAGCACCCGCCTATCTATTCACAGGTATTGAAGGTATTGGTAAAATTACATTTGCCAAGCTTTTAGCTCAATGTATTTTAAACACTGATAATATTACCAATTATCCTAATATTCTTTGGATAGAACCGACATATTTACAGCAAGGAGAATTGATATCATTATCGATCGCTAAAAGGGAAAACTTGGAATTTAAGATAGCCCCTATTATCAGGATAGAACAGGTTAAACAGATTATTCAGTTTATCTCCAATTCTCCAATATCAAACGAAAGACTTTTAGTAATTATTGAAAAGGCGGATTGTCTAAATCCTATAGCCGCTAATGCTCTATTGAAATCATTGGAAGAACCGGGAAAAGCTACATTTATATTGACATCATCGAATCCTGAGAAGTTGCTGGCTACGGTTATTTCTCGGTGTCAGATAGTACCGTTCTTCCCTTTAAATGACTCGAATATAAGGGAAATATTAAATAAATGTGGATATGCTGATATCAGTAATGAAGTCATTGAACTAGCGCAGGGTTCGCCGGGTAAAGCGATTATCTATCATCAATTAATTGATTCAATTCCCGATGAGTTATTAAACTGCCCTAAAATAGGGAAAGTTTCTAATGCACTTCAGTTAGCTAAAGAGATGACTAAATATTCTTTAGAACAACAGTTATTGCTCGCTGATTATTGGCAATACAAGCAAAGTGATAATAGAGAGGTTGTTCAACTAATGGAAACCTTAAAATCTCAACTGTTTAAGGCTAACCATCATTTAGTCTGGGAGGTTAATTTAATTAGGTTAACTCAATAA
- a CDS encoding IS4 family transposase, which produces MNLRSYYQDYLKNSLTKSELLTLQLLIWLLQVHKQVKIERLGACLPIPILYESRRRKIQRFLKSKKLSLSLFWFPLIKLIIEQEFKGQERLVLVLDRTQWKSNNIIMISVIWRKRALPIYWLILNKKGRSSLSEQQAIIRPILKLLSDWEIVILGDREFHGIELAYWLKQQDKKRKNPIYFAFREKGDVNFKKGKKGYQTMKELCKDPGFKAFYSDVEVTKKKGFGKFNLGFYWKRNYKNYKEKQPWFILTNLPSLNETIKYYRKRSGIEAMFKDCKTGGYNLEGSQANQVRLTNLILLIAIAYTNSALKGKSIKNQGHQKYITRLREARRKNKRHSDFWVGLYGDSWIFAVEFCFHFIQELMALNKNKLTFYQKGMKVYSKISAIS; this is translated from the coding sequence ATGAATTTGAGATCATATTACCAAGATTATTTGAAAAATAGTTTAACGAAAAGTGAATTATTAACTTTACAATTATTGATTTGGTTGCTCCAAGTTCACAAACAGGTTAAAATAGAGAGGCTAGGGGCTTGCTTACCTATTCCTATTTTATATGAGAGCCGTCGAAGAAAAATTCAAAGATTTTTAAAGTCTAAAAAACTCAGCCTTAGCTTATTCTGGTTTCCTTTAATAAAATTAATTATTGAGCAAGAATTCAAGGGTCAAGAGCGCTTAGTTTTAGTGCTAGATAGAACCCAATGGAAAAGCAATAATATAATAATGATAAGTGTTATTTGGAGGAAAAGAGCTTTACCTATTTATTGGTTAATACTTAATAAAAAAGGTCGAAGTAGCCTCTCTGAACAACAAGCAATTATCAGACCTATTTTAAAATTGTTATCGGATTGGGAAATAGTAATTTTAGGAGACAGAGAGTTTCATGGCATAGAGTTAGCTTATTGGTTAAAACAACAAGACAAAAAGAGAAAAAATCCAATTTATTTTGCTTTTAGAGAAAAAGGAGATGTCAACTTTAAAAAAGGGAAAAAAGGCTACCAAACAATGAAAGAATTATGTAAAGATCCTGGCTTTAAAGCCTTTTATTCAGATGTAGAAGTGACTAAAAAGAAAGGTTTTGGAAAATTTAATTTAGGATTTTATTGGAAAAGGAACTATAAAAACTATAAAGAGAAACAACCTTGGTTTATACTAACTAACTTACCCTCTCTAAATGAAACAATCAAATATTATCGAAAAAGAAGTGGTATAGAGGCAATGTTTAAAGACTGTAAAACCGGAGGTTACAATCTAGAAGGAAGTCAAGCCAATCAGGTAAGATTGACTAATCTAATTTTATTAATAGCAATAGCTTACACCAATTCGGCACTTAAAGGTAAGAGCATTAAAAATCAAGGACACCAAAAATATATTACGAGACTAAGAGAAGCGAGAAGGAAAAATAAAAGGCATAGTGATTTTTGGGTAGGATTGTATGGTGATAGCTGGATATTTGCTGTAGAATTTTGCTTTCATTTTATACAAGAGCTAATGGCTCTGAATAAAAATAAGCTTACTTTTTATCAAAAAGGGATGAAAGTTTACTCTAAAATTAGTGCCATTTCTTAG
- a CDS encoding RNA-guided endonuclease InsQ/TnpB family protein, whose protein sequence is MTLTLNYTYRIYPDSKQEEMLSEWLEICRRSYNYALRELKDWIASRKCPIDRCSLESEYIMSADYPFPSYHFQQNQLPKAKKVFPSLSKIPSQVLQTNIRRLHDAWDFFRNRGFGFPRFKKYGQMKSLLFPQFRSNPLTGWQIKLPKLGNVQINLHRPIPNGFVIKQVRVIKKASGWFAVINIQSDLNLPEIETPFGHFLGIDVGLSSYLATSDNHVEKGRKFFKTEHRRLKVLQRRLARKQKRSKNYEKARLKVEKQHNHIAFKRKDYQFKLAHKCCDMGDSIFMEDIDFRIMAKGFLGKHSLDAGFGQFRDILKYVCKVRGKYFGLVDHRGTSQTCPNCRAQVRKTLSDRFHVCHECGYGVDNFVDRDVSAAQEICFKG, encoded by the coding sequence ATGACTCTAACACTAAATTACACCTACAGAATCTACCCTGATAGTAAGCAAGAAGAAATGTTATCTGAATGGCTTGAAATTTGTCGTCGTTCTTATAACTATGCTTTGCGTGAACTCAAAGACTGGATTGCTTCAAGGAAGTGTCCAATAGATCGGTGTTCTTTAGAGTCAGAATACATAATGTCTGCTGATTATCCTTTCCCAAGTTATCACTTTCAACAAAATCAATTACCCAAAGCTAAGAAAGTATTTCCTTCCTTATCCAAAATTCCAAGTCAAGTCTTACAGACTAACATCAGAAGACTTCATGATGCTTGGGACTTTTTTCGCAATAGAGGATTTGGTTTTCCTCGGTTCAAGAAATATGGACAAATGAAGTCTTTATTGTTTCCTCAATTTAGAAGCAATCCTTTGACCGGGTGGCAAATTAAATTACCTAAGTTGGGGAATGTGCAGATAAATCTTCATCGTCCAATTCCTAATGGTTTTGTCATCAAACAGGTAAGAGTTATCAAAAAAGCCTCCGGCTGGTTTGCTGTAATCAATATCCAATCAGATTTGAACTTACCTGAAATTGAGACACCATTTGGGCATTTTCTTGGTATTGATGTGGGACTTTCTAGTTACTTGGCTACATCCGATAACCATGTAGAAAAAGGACGTAAATTCTTCAAAACCGAACACCGTCGGCTGAAAGTGCTACAACGTCGGTTAGCCAGAAAGCAAAAACGTTCTAAGAACTACGAAAAAGCCCGACTGAAAGTAGAAAAACAACATAATCATATTGCTTTTAAGCGTAAAGATTACCAGTTTAAATTAGCCCACAAATGCTGTGATATGGGGGATAGTATCTTTATGGAAGATATTGATTTCCGCATAATGGCTAAGGGATTTTTGGGTAAACATTCTTTAGATGCCGGGTTTGGGCAATTTAGGGACATCCTGAAATATGTCTGCAAGGTAAGGGGTAAGTATTTCGGTTTGGTTGACCATCGAGGAACTAGCCAAACTTGCCCCAATTGTCGGGCACAAGTCAGAAAAACTCTATCTGATAGGTTTCACGTCTGTCATGAATGCGGTTATGGGGTTGATAATTTTGTCGATAGGGACGTGTCCGCCGCTCAAGAAATCTGTTTCAAGGGGTGA
- the cas2 gene encoding CRISPR-associated endonuclease Cas2, with amino-acid sequence MAELKHWYIICYDIRCPKRWRKAYKLLEGYGDRLQYSIFRCWLSQRMREKLRWDLEKILTLEDDLILIRLSGQCVKDLPKYNRPNTWLLNEKGFRVL; translated from the coding sequence GTGGCAGAACTTAAACATTGGTATATCATTTGTTACGATATCCGTTGCCCTAAACGATGGCGTAAGGCTTACAAACTTTTGGAGGGTTATGGCGATCGCCTTCAATACTCAATTTTTCGCTGTTGGCTGAGTCAGCGTATGCGGGAAAAACTGCGTTGGGATTTAGAGAAGATTCTAACTTTAGAAGACGATTTAATCCTGATTCGCCTGTCTGGACAATGTGTTAAGGACTTGCCCAAGTATAATCGCCCTAATACTTGGCTACTGAATGAAAAAGGTTTTCGCGTCCTTTAA
- a CDS encoding type I-MYXAN CRISPR-associated endonuclease Cas4/Cas1 produces MQTTDLDLETLAEPMGDTMRVSALHAFAYCPRLFYLEEVEELYTQDAAVFAGRRLHEEIDKKEDEEWEDLYLEDEHLGLRGRVDALRTRDGQTIPYEHKRGRCYRDEKKQPQAWDSDRLQILAYCCLIEAALGITVPEGRIRYHADNVLVHVPFDETGRQWVKDSIRQARELRKSPYRPAVIDNEHLCSRCSLSPVCLPEEARLAHNKEWHPVRLFPVDDEREVIHVLEPGTRVGRTGEQLKISRPNQPDEKIAIGQVSQVVLHSFSQISTQAVHFLAYKEVGIHFVSGGGRYIGSIDARSRSIQRRVRQYQALSQPDFCLELARKLVACRGEGQRKFLMRGKRNKKGDSLALEKTIAQMKAVLKQVPQIQSLDSLLGIEGNLAALYFGALSNLLAENAPESLLFSGRNRRPPKDRFNALLSFGYSLLIKDVMNAILAVGLEPALGFYHQPRTQAPPLALDLMEIFRVPLVDMPVVTSINRSQWDIQADFDVRGQQVWLSDSGRRKFINLYEQRKAETWKHPVTGYSLTYRRLLELEVRLLEKEWSGEGGLFGQLIVR; encoded by the coding sequence ATGCAAACTACTGATCTAGACCTAGAAACTTTGGCAGAACCGATGGGGGATACCATGAGGGTTTCGGCTCTCCATGCCTTTGCTTACTGCCCTCGTCTTTTTTACCTTGAGGAAGTAGAGGAACTCTATACTCAAGATGCGGCGGTCTTTGCCGGTCGCCGGCTTCATGAAGAGATCGATAAAAAAGAAGATGAGGAATGGGAGGATCTCTACCTCGAAGATGAGCATTTGGGCTTAAGGGGACGGGTGGACGCTTTGCGGACTCGTGACGGCCAAACCATCCCCTACGAGCATAAACGGGGGCGCTGCTACCGAGATGAAAAGAAGCAGCCTCAAGCTTGGGACAGCGATCGCCTTCAAATTTTAGCTTATTGTTGTCTTATTGAGGCAGCATTAGGAATTACTGTCCCAGAGGGAAGAATTCGCTATCATGCGGATAACGTGCTAGTTCATGTCCCCTTCGATGAGACAGGAAGACAATGGGTAAAAGACTCTATCCGGCAAGCACGAGAGTTAAGAAAATCCCCTTATCGTCCTGCGGTGATTGACAATGAACACTTGTGTTCTCGTTGTTCTTTGTCTCCTGTCTGTTTACCGGAAGAGGCTCGGTTAGCTCATAATAAAGAGTGGCATCCCGTCCGGTTATTTCCTGTTGATGATGAACGAGAAGTCATTCACGTTCTCGAACCCGGAACGAGAGTAGGACGCACTGGGGAACAACTGAAAATAAGTCGCCCTAATCAACCCGATGAGAAAATAGCGATTGGGCAAGTCTCTCAGGTGGTTCTCCATAGTTTTTCCCAGATTTCTACTCAAGCCGTTCATTTCCTGGCTTATAAAGAAGTTGGGATTCACTTTGTTTCTGGGGGAGGGCGCTATATAGGAAGTATTGATGCTCGCTCCCGGAGTATTCAACGGCGTGTCCGCCAGTATCAAGCGTTAAGTCAACCGGATTTTTGTCTAGAACTAGCCCGAAAGTTGGTTGCTTGTAGGGGAGAGGGGCAGCGTAAGTTTTTAATGCGGGGAAAACGTAATAAAAAAGGTGATTCTCTTGCATTAGAGAAAACGATCGCCCAAATGAAAGCGGTACTCAAGCAAGTACCACAAATTCAGTCCCTTGATTCATTATTGGGAATTGAGGGCAATTTAGCTGCTCTTTATTTTGGAGCTTTATCTAACCTATTGGCTGAAAATGCTCCAGAATCACTCTTATTTTCGGGTCGTAATCGTCGCCCTCCTAAAGATCGCTTTAATGCACTGTTGAGCTTTGGTTATTCTCTGCTCATCAAAGATGTAATGAATGCTATTCTTGCTGTTGGGTTAGAGCCAGCATTAGGATTCTATCATCAGCCGAGAACCCAAGCTCCTCCTCTGGCCTTGGACTTAATGGAAATTTTCCGCGTTCCTTTGGTAGATATGCCCGTTGTCACTTCTATCAACCGAAGTCAGTGGGATATACAAGCGGACTTTGATGTACGGGGGCAGCAAGTTTGGCTTAGTGACAGTGGGCGACGCAAATTCATCAATCTTTACGAGCAACGTAAAGCAGAAACCTGGAAACACCCAGTTACGGGCTATTCCTTGACCTATCGCCGTTTATTGGAGCTAGAAGTCCGATTACTGGAAAAAGAATGGTCAGGAGAAGGCGGATTATTTGGTCAGTTGATTGTACGGTGA
- a CDS encoding Uma2 family endonuclease, whose protein sequence is MSYSTLIVTNTWIPAEWEAFCSIIEDPVYEKAKAYYYHHHMRLEMSPVGFDHSTNHSIIIVAINLFCILNNIPFQLADNCSYRQTGIKECQPDISVYVAEQANIIPQGTNIVNIDQYPPPDLVVEVAKTSLLDDLGTKRSLYETLGVKEYWIVDVDNTAIIAYKMENKGSYQIQCSQVFLGLDISILEEALRQSRQSDQSAVGRWLMTQFQPS, encoded by the coding sequence ATGAGCTATTCAACTTTGATAGTCACAAATACCTGGATTCCTGCTGAGTGGGAAGCTTTCTGTTCTATAATTGAAGACCCTGTCTATGAAAAAGCTAAAGCCTATTATTATCATCATCACATGAGGCTGGAAATGTCACCGGTTGGATTTGATCACAGTACAAATCACAGCATCATTATTGTGGCGATTAATCTCTTCTGTATTCTCAATAATATTCCTTTTCAATTAGCGGATAACTGCTCATATCGTCAGACAGGAATCAAGGAATGCCAACCCGATATTTCTGTTTATGTGGCAGAACAGGCTAATATTATTCCTCAAGGAACAAATATCGTTAATATAGATCAATATCCGCCTCCTGACTTAGTTGTTGAAGTGGCTAAAACCAGTTTACTCGATGATTTAGGGACAAAGCGATCGCTCTATGAAACATTAGGAGTAAAAGAGTATTGGATTGTTGATGTAGACAATACGGCAATTATAGCTTATAAGATGGAAAATAAAGGCTCTTACCAAATACAATGTTCTCAAGTTTTCTTAGGCTTAGATATATCTATCTTAGAAGAAGCTTTACGTCAAAGCCGTCAAAGTGATCAATCTGCTGTTGGAAGATGGTTAATGACCCAATTTCAACCATCCTGA